In one Acomys russatus chromosome X, mAcoRus1.1, whole genome shotgun sequence genomic region, the following are encoded:
- the Pdzd11 gene encoding PDZ domain-containing protein 11 isoform X1 → MDSRIPYDDYPVVFLPAYENPPAWIPPHERVYHPDYNNELTQFLPRIVTLKKPPGAQVIPDSDAHRAGLQEGDQVLAVNDVDFQDIEHSKAVEILKTAREISMRVRFFPYNYHRQKERTVH, encoded by the exons ATGGACAGCCGGATTCCTTATGATGACTACCCAGTAGTTTTCCTGCCTGCCTATGAGAATCCTCCAGCATGGATTCCTCCTCATGAG AGAGTGTACCACCCAGACTACAATAATGAGTTGACCCAGTTTCTGCCCCGAATTGTCACACTGAAGAAGCCTCCTGGTGCTCAG GTGATTCCAGACTCTGATGCACATCGAGCAGGACTTCAAGAAGGGGACCAAGTTCTAGCCGTGAATGATGTGGATTTCCAAGATATTGAGCACAGCAAA GCTGTTGAAATCCTGAAGACAGCCCGAGAAATCAGCATGCGTGTGCGCTTCTTTCCCTACA ATTATCATCGTCAGAAAGAGAGGACTGTGCACTAG
- the LOC127184745 gene encoding cysteine-rich protein 2-like: MASKCPKCDKTVYFAEKVSSLGKDWHKFCLKCERCNKTLTPGGHADHDGKPFCHKPCYATLFGPKGVNIGGAGSYIYEKPLTEASQVTGPIEVPVVRTEERKTSGPRKGPSKASSVTTFTGEPKMCPRCNKRVYFAERVTSLGKDWHRPCLRCERCSKTLTPGGHAEHDGQPYCHKPCYGILFGPKGVNTGAVGSYIYDKDPEGTVQP; the protein is encoded by the coding sequence ATGGCTTCCAAGTGTCCCAAATGTGACAAGACAGTGTACTTCGCCGAGAAGGTGAGCTCCCTCGGCAAGGACTGGCACAAGTTCTGTCTCAAGTGTGAGCGCTGCAACAAGACACTGACCCCCGGCGGCCACGCTGACCATGATGGGAAGCCCTTCTGCCACAAGCCCTGTTATGCTACACTGTTTGGACCCAAAGGCGTGAATATAGGGGGCGCTGGTTCCTACATCTACGAGAAGCCTCTGACGGAGGCTTCTCAGGTCACCGGCCCCATTGAGGTCCCTGTGGTGCGAACTGAGGAGCGGAAGACCAGTGGACCCCGCAAGGGTCCCAGCAAAGCCTCTAGTGTCACCACGTTCACTGGGGAACCCAAGATGTGTCCTCGATGCAACAAGAGAGTATATTTTGCTGAGAGGGTGACCTCCCTGGGCAAGGACTGGCACCGGCCCTGCCTGCGCTGTGAGCGCTGCTCCAAGACACTGACCCCAGGCGGGCATGCTGAGCACGATGGCCAGCCCTACTGCCATAAGCCTTGCTATGGAATACTCTTTGGACCCAAAGGAGTGAACACCGGCGCTGTGGGCAGCTATATCTATGACAAGGACCCAGAAGGCACAGTTCAGCCTTAG
- the Arr3 gene encoding arrestin-C has protein sequence MDALSHTESFLFPKCPFLFFSLRFPILQTLLPLTDFSPYRVFKKTSSNGKLSIYLGKRDFVDDGDTVEPIDGVILVDPQYLKGQKMFVRLTCAFRYGRDDLDVIGLTFRKDLYVQTKQVAPADSTSNQGPLTALQERLLHKLGASAYPFTLQMVANLPCSVTLQPGPEDSGKPCGIDFELKSFCAENLEEKIPKSESVQLVIRKVQFSPLEPGPGPQAQTIRSFVLSSQPLQLQAWMDREVHYHGEAISVHVSINNCTNKVIKRIKIAVVQITDVVLYSLDKYTKTVFIQEFTETIAANSSFSQTFAVTPCLTASCQKQGLTLDGKLKHEDTNLASSTILRPGMDKELLGILVSYKVRVHLTLSYGGILGGLPSSDVGVELPLILIHPKPSHGKRAVATSSEDIIIEEFQQQNSQAQS, from the exons CCTCTTACTGATTTTTCACCCTATAGAGTGTTCAAGAAGACTAGCTCCAATGGGAAG CTTTCCATCTACCTGGGGAAACGAGACTTCGTGGATGATGGAGACACTGTGGAGCCCATTG ATGGAGTAATCCTTGTTGATCCTCAGTACTTAAAAGGTCAAAAGA TGTTTGTCAGGCTGACATGTGCTTTTCGCTATGGCCGTGATGACTTGGATGTGATTGGTCTGACATTTCGAAAAGATCTCTATGTCCAGACCAAGCAAGTGGCTCCAGCTGATTCCACCAGCAACCAGGGCCCCCTCACAGCCTTACAGGAGCGGCTTCTGCACAAGCTCGGGGCCAGTGCCTACCCTTTCACACTTCAG ATGGTTGCTAACCTGCCCTGTTCAGTGACGCTGCAGCCTGGGCCTGAAGATTCAGGAAAG CCCTGTGGGATTGACTTTGAACTGAAGAGTTTCTGTGCAGAAAATCTGGAAGAGAAAATCCCTAAGAG TGAGTCTGTGCAGCTGGTTATACGGAAAGTGCAGTTTTCGCCCCTGGAACCAGGCCCTGGTCCCCAGGCACAGACAATTCGCAGCTTCGTTCTGTCATCTCAGCCGCTACAACTCCAGGCCTGGATGGACAGGGAG GTTCACTACCATGGGGAAGCTATTTCTGTCCATGTTTCTATCAACAACTGTACCAACAAGGTCATCAAAAGAATCAAGATTGCAG TTGTCCAGATCACAGATGTTGTCCTGTATTCACTAGACAAGTACACGAAGACTGTGTTCATTCAGGAGTTCAC AGAGACAATAGCAGCTAACTCCAGCTTCTCCCAGACCTTTGCAGTAACCCCATGCCTGACTGCCAGCTGCCAGAAGCAGGGCCTAACACTGGATGGCAAACTCAAGCATGAAGACACCAATCTGGCCTCTAGCACAAT TCTTCGACCTGGAATGGACAAGGAGCTTCTGGGGATCCTGGTGTCCTACAAAGTTAGAGTCCACCTCACGCTGTCCTATGGGGG CATCCTAGGAGGTCTGCCATCCAG TGATGTTGGTGTGGAGCTGCCCCTCATCTTGATCCATCCCAAGCCATCTCACGGTAAGAGAGCAG TGGCTACCAG CTCGGAGGACATAATCATCGAGGAGTTCCAGCAGCAGAACAGCCAGGCCCAGAGCTAG
- the Pdzd11 gene encoding PDZ domain-containing protein 11 isoform X2, with translation MDSRIPYDDYPVVFLPAYENPPAWIPPHERVYHPDYNNELTQFLPRIVTLKKPPGAQLGFNIRGGKASQLGIFISKVIPDSDAHRAGLQEGDQVLAVNDVDFQDIEHSKAVEILKTAREISMRVRFFPYNYHRQKERTVH, from the exons ATGGACAGCCGGATTCCTTATGATGACTACCCAGTAGTTTTCCTGCCTGCCTATGAGAATCCTCCAGCATGGATTCCTCCTCATGAG AGAGTGTACCACCCAGACTACAATAATGAGTTGACCCAGTTTCTGCCCCGAATTGTCACACTGAAGAAGCCTCCTGGTGCTCAG TTGGGATTTAACATCCGAGGAGGGAAGGCCTCCCAGCTAGGCATCTTCATCTCCAag GTGATTCCAGACTCTGATGCACATCGAGCAGGACTTCAAGAAGGGGACCAAGTTCTAGCCGTGAATGATGTGGATTTCCAAGATATTGAGCACAGCAAA GCTGTTGAAATCCTGAAGACAGCCCGAGAAATCAGCATGCGTGTGCGCTTCTTTCCCTACA ATTATCATCGTCAGAAAGAGAGGACTGTGCACTAG